A genomic region of Dactylococcopsis salina PCC 8305 contains the following coding sequences:
- a CDS encoding 16S rRNA (cytosine(967)-C(5))-methyltransferase, translating to MTNANPRQVVFNALYDVILKDAYTEVAIDRAFQSSHFLPQNYGFVKELVSGIVRRQRTLDALISQFAKKPQQPPKLRLILQIGLYQLRYLTQVPPSAAVDTSVELAKNNGLSKLSGVVNGILRQYIRQAETVADPLILPDDPIEKLGVKHSFPNWIIKLWRDEWGQETAEKLAAWFNQSPTIDLRINPLNVSKEAVEKAFMEANINYEFLSLPYGLRLTSRVGNIQQLPGFSEGWWTVQDFSAQLVSYLLNPQPGETIIDACAAPGGKTTHIAELMGDDGLIWALDRASSRLKKVISNAERLQHKSIKTCVADVREMKQFQQAANRVLVDAPCSGLGTLHRRTDLRWRQTPENLVELSQLQQEILTTAATWVKPKGTLVYATCTLNPLENEDVIQTFLSNHPQWEIDLPPDNFPSKSLVSASGGIKLIPTEHNSDGFFMVKLKHR from the coding sequence ATGACAAACGCCAATCCTCGACAAGTTGTATTTAACGCCCTTTATGATGTGATCTTGAAAGATGCTTATACGGAAGTGGCGATCGATCGCGCTTTCCAGTCTTCCCATTTCTTACCACAAAACTATGGATTTGTCAAGGAATTAGTCTCTGGCATTGTCCGCCGTCAACGCACCCTCGACGCACTAATCAGCCAATTCGCCAAAAAACCGCAACAACCGCCAAAACTCCGCCTCATTCTCCAAATTGGACTGTATCAGTTACGCTATCTCACCCAAGTTCCCCCCTCCGCCGCCGTCGATACCAGCGTCGAACTCGCCAAAAACAATGGTTTAAGCAAACTGTCTGGGGTGGTTAATGGCATTTTACGCCAATACATTCGCCAAGCCGAAACTGTAGCTGATCCTCTGATTTTACCCGATGACCCGATCGAAAAATTAGGAGTTAAACATAGCTTTCCCAATTGGATTATAAAACTGTGGCGGGACGAATGGGGACAAGAAACGGCGGAAAAACTAGCAGCCTGGTTTAATCAGTCTCCCACCATTGACCTAAGAATTAACCCCTTAAACGTCTCAAAAGAAGCCGTAGAAAAAGCCTTTATGGAAGCGAACATTAATTACGAGTTTCTTTCTCTTCCCTATGGTTTAAGACTTACTTCTAGAGTTGGGAACATTCAGCAACTGCCAGGCTTCTCAGAAGGATGGTGGACGGTTCAAGACTTCAGCGCCCAACTGGTGAGTTATTTACTTAATCCACAGCCTGGAGAAACCATCATTGATGCTTGTGCCGCCCCAGGAGGAAAAACCACTCATATTGCCGAATTAATGGGAGATGATGGATTAATTTGGGCGCTCGATCGCGCTTCTAGTCGCCTAAAAAAAGTGATTAGTAACGCAGAAAGATTGCAACATAAATCTATCAAAACTTGTGTAGCAGACGTGCGAGAAATGAAGCAATTTCAGCAAGCCGCCAACCGAGTCTTAGTAGATGCCCCTTGTTCTGGACTGGGAACACTCCACCGCAGAACCGACCTCAGATGGCGACAAACCCCCGAAAACCTAGTAGAATTATCGCAACTGCAACAAGAAATATTAACCACTGCTGCCACTTGGGTGAAACCTAAAGGAACATTAGTTTATGCCACCTGCACCCTGAACCCTTTAGAAAACGAAGATGTCATTCAAACCTTTCTCAGCAACCATCCGCAATGGGAAATTGACCTTCCCCCAGACAACTTTCCTAGCAAGTCTCTTGTCTCTGCTTCAGGTGGGATAAAACTTATTCCCACCGAACACAACAGCGATGGGTTTTTCATGGTGAAATTAAAACACAGATAA
- a CDS encoding tellurite resistance TerB family protein: MNNKPTNASKQLLKILIGAAWIDGKFQPEERQYLIKTAEKQQLADDPEIRPLLYELKTVKPEECYRWLEEYFGGYPTQEDYENLIEAISGLIYSDGEMASEEAKLLTEVQQYDPASTSSLDKVLKTVQKLYQRYVTS, from the coding sequence ATGAATAACAAACCAACAAACGCATCCAAACAACTGCTAAAAATTCTAATCGGGGCCGCTTGGATTGATGGTAAATTCCAACCAGAAGAACGTCAATACTTAATCAAAACCGCCGAAAAACAGCAACTTGCAGATGATCCAGAAATTCGTCCCCTGCTATATGAACTCAAAACCGTCAAACCCGAAGAATGTTATCGCTGGTTAGAAGAATACTTCGGCGGTTATCCCACCCAAGAAGACTACGAGAACTTAATTGAAGCCATCAGTGGTTTAATCTATAGTGATGGGGAAATGGCAAGCGAAGAAGCCAAACTTTTAACCGAAGTGCAACAATATGACCCCGCGAGTACCTCCTCCCTCGACAAAGTATTAAAAACTGTACAGAAACTTTATCAGAGATATGTAACAAGTTAG
- a CDS encoding four-carbon acid sugar kinase family protein gives MTTSPKIIVLDDDPTGSQTVHSCLLLMQWDIETLRIGLQDEVSIFFILTNTRALSPEDATQRTREVCQNLKTALTTENITDFLVVSRSDSTLRGHYPLETDVIAAELGPFDAHFLTPAFFEGGRITRDSIHYIVSEAGETPVHQTEFAKDSVFGYSHSYLPDYVEEKTNGKIKANQVECLTLHDIRQGTKDRLLQLKNNQCVAVDGETQSDLDRFASDVLAATQEGKRFLFRSAASLLTSLAQLGKQPIPPEEMGKYDATPKPGVVLVGSHVKKSTAQLYALLEEATVTGIEVDVKRLRDFPETRDQQLTEILQSIKATHQNQQTPVIYTSREELQFKNTQERLNFGVKVSSFLMDIVRRLPSDISFLISKGGITSNDVLSDGLRLQSARLLGQILAGCSLVRSPETHPQFPNLPVVLFPGNVGDNQGLVTAYRRLNKHHN, from the coding sequence ATGACAACCTCTCCTAAAATTATTGTTCTTGATGATGACCCCACAGGTTCTCAAACCGTACATAGTTGTTTACTCTTAATGCAGTGGGACATAGAAACCTTACGCATCGGACTCCAAGATGAGGTTTCTATCTTCTTTATTCTCACCAACACCCGCGCCTTATCTCCCGAAGACGCAACCCAACGGACGCGAGAAGTCTGTCAAAACCTAAAAACTGCACTAACCACAGAAAACATCACCGACTTTTTAGTCGTCAGTCGGTCAGACTCCACACTGCGTGGACATTATCCCCTCGAAACCGATGTTATCGCCGCCGAACTCGGACCCTTTGACGCACACTTCTTAACCCCTGCATTTTTTGAAGGCGGACGCATCACTCGCGACAGCATCCATTACATTGTTTCCGAAGCGGGAGAAACTCCTGTTCATCAAACCGAGTTTGCCAAAGACTCTGTTTTCGGTTACTCCCATAGTTACCTTCCCGACTATGTAGAAGAGAAGACCAACGGAAAAATTAAAGCCAACCAAGTGGAATGCTTAACCCTCCATGATATTCGTCAAGGAACAAAAGACCGTTTGCTTCAGCTAAAAAATAATCAATGTGTCGCAGTAGATGGAGAAACCCAAAGCGACTTAGACCGTTTCGCATCTGATGTTCTCGCAGCAACACAAGAGGGAAAACGCTTTTTATTCCGTAGTGCCGCCAGTTTATTAACTTCTCTCGCGCAACTGGGAAAACAACCCATTCCTCCTGAAGAAATGGGGAAATATGACGCAACACCTAAACCAGGGGTGGTGTTAGTGGGGTCTCATGTGAAGAAGTCAACCGCGCAACTTTACGCATTGTTAGAAGAAGCAACAGTGACAGGAATAGAAGTAGATGTGAAACGGTTGCGAGACTTTCCAGAGACAAGAGACCAACAGTTAACAGAAATTTTGCAAAGCATTAAAGCCACTCATCAAAACCAACAAACACCTGTTATTTATACCAGCCGTGAGGAATTACAATTTAAGAATACCCAAGAACGTTTAAACTTTGGGGTAAAAGTTTCGTCCTTTTTAATGGATATTGTCCGCAGACTTCCTTCTGATATTAGCTTTCTTATCAGTAAAGGGGGAATTACCTCTAACGATGTCTTGAGTGATGGGTTAAGATTACAATCAGCACGACTTTTAGGACAAATTCTTGCGGGTTGTTCTTTAGTTCGCAGTCCTGAAACTCATCCCCAGTTTCCGAATCTTCCAGTGGTTTTATTTCCTGGAAATGTCGGAGACAATCAAGGTTTAGTTACTGCTTACCGTCGCTTAAATAAACATCATAATTAA
- a CDS encoding Uma2 family endonuclease, producing MKWQDVIEHPSLKDLPFKIELDENGKIIMSPTSNRHGRLQVKLSLLLAKYASDGELYLECSIDTRKGVKVADVAWSSPEFFAEYGEITPLPVAPEICIEIVSPSNSQREMMEKIDLYSAKGAQEVWLCDDDGHPTIHTPKGMIQRSNLITEFPSSIL from the coding sequence ATGAAATGGCAAGACGTTATTGAACATCCGAGTTTAAAAGATTTGCCATTTAAGATTGAACTCGATGAAAATGGCAAAATTATAATGAGTCCTACTTCTAACCGTCATGGACGATTACAGGTTAAATTAAGTTTACTTTTGGCAAAATATGCGTCAGACGGAGAACTCTATTTAGAATGTTCAATTGATACGAGAAAAGGGGTGAAAGTAGCAGATGTGGCTTGGAGTTCCCCAGAATTTTTTGCAGAATATGGGGAAATTACTCCTCTTCCTGTTGCGCCAGAAATTTGTATAGAAATTGTTTCTCCCTCTAATTCTCAACGGGAAATGATGGAAAAAATTGATTTGTATTCGGCGAAGGGAGCGCAAGAAGTTTGGCTTTGTGATGATGATGGTCATCCGACTATACACACGCCAAAAGGAATGATACAACGATCGAATTTGATTACGGAGTTTCCCAGTTCTATTCTTTAA
- a CDS encoding TM2 domain-containing protein, which yields MSGKIVPHQRSYPTAYALWCFCFLSVCGVHRIYARRYFSGFFYLITFGFFGIGQFIDLFMIPGMIDEENLKIKALYGYQPDQGSFYQTPESIVINLKRNDPPQVNGEKTAEKPLKGKDIDRAILQTCRKSNGATLAEIFLEVDEDYEKLETRVQDLMKKNLLYIDNRADDGAVIYKIN from the coding sequence ATGTCAGGTAAAATTGTTCCTCATCAAAGAAGTTATCCGACAGCTTATGCGTTATGGTGTTTTTGTTTTTTATCTGTGTGTGGCGTTCATCGCATCTACGCAAGACGCTATTTTTCAGGCTTTTTCTATTTGATCACGTTTGGCTTTTTTGGAATTGGTCAATTTATTGATCTTTTTATGATTCCAGGGATGATTGATGAGGAAAATTTGAAGATAAAAGCGCTTTATGGTTATCAACCTGACCAAGGTAGTTTTTATCAAACTCCTGAAAGTATTGTTATTAATTTGAAAAGGAATGATCCGCCTCAAGTGAATGGAGAGAAAACGGCGGAAAAACCCTTAAAGGGGAAAGATATCGATCGAGCGATTCTCCAAACTTGTAGAAAAAGCAATGGCGCAACCCTAGCGGAAATCTTCTTAGAAGTAGATGAAGATTATGAAAAATTAGAAACACGGGTCCAAGATTTAATGAAGAAAAATCTCCTTTACATTGATAATCGTGCTGATGATGGCGCAGTCATTTATAAGATTAATTAA
- a CDS encoding chlorophyll a/b-binding protein has protein sequence MTTGKGSIVDDQGKMNNFAVEPDVYVQEESRAGFTPYAELLNGRLAMIGFVSLLILEVATGHGLFGQF, from the coding sequence ATGACTACTGGAAAAGGCTCGATCGTTGACGATCAAGGTAAAATGAACAACTTCGCAGTTGAACCAGACGTATATGTACAAGAGGAATCCCGCGCTGGTTTTACCCCTTACGCAGAACTCCTCAACGGACGTTTAGCAATGATTGGTTTTGTCTCTTTATTAATTTTAGAAGTCGCCACAGGACACGGATTATTCGGTCAATTTTAG
- a CDS encoding mandelate racemase/muconate lactonizing enzyme family protein, translating into MEITVIKLPVQKRFPLTISRGTTAKTTNLWIKLEQEGIEGWGEAVPFSIGGESKQDTELLQKQVREIIPILKCFKPTARSSIQAKLKEAKVSSAICSAIDVACYDWLGKRAGLPLWEILGLDINQTVPISVTVGISSPEEGKKRLENWQTVTTGNRIKVKLGNPDGLEADQKLFQTLYQNSPNSEFTIDANGGWTLDQAITMSHWLADYNVAYLEQPLSVREDEKLPTLAKHSPLPIFADESCFTSEDIPRLMALNVDGINIKLMKAGSLTEVLRMAYTAQSCGLKVMYGCYSDSSLGNTAMAHLGSLADYLDLDSHLNLKDDPFCGAVLNNGYLQPNSSPGLGVTYNAANGGTSGGDFTL; encoded by the coding sequence ATGGAAATTACTGTGATAAAGTTGCCAGTTCAAAAACGCTTTCCTTTGACCATTTCTAGGGGAACAACCGCTAAAACCACCAATCTCTGGATTAAACTGGAACAGGAGGGGATTGAAGGGTGGGGGGAAGCAGTTCCGTTTTCCATCGGTGGGGAAAGTAAACAAGATACAGAGTTGTTACAGAAACAGGTTCGAGAGATTATACCCATCTTAAAATGTTTCAAACCGACGGCGCGATCGAGCATTCAAGCTAAACTAAAAGAGGCGAAGGTTTCTTCTGCGATTTGTAGCGCGATCGATGTGGCGTGTTACGATTGGTTAGGAAAACGCGCGGGACTCCCGTTGTGGGAAATTTTGGGACTTGATATCAATCAAACTGTTCCCATTTCTGTTACCGTTGGCATTAGTTCCCCAGAAGAGGGAAAAAAACGCCTTGAAAATTGGCAAACCGTCACCACAGGAAACCGTATTAAAGTAAAATTAGGCAATCCCGACGGACTAGAAGCAGATCAAAAACTCTTCCAAACCCTTTACCAAAACTCTCCCAACAGTGAATTTACCATTGATGCTAACGGTGGATGGACATTAGATCAAGCCATCACCATGAGTCATTGGTTAGCTGACTACAATGTTGCTTACTTAGAACAACCCCTTTCTGTGAGAGAAGACGAAAAACTTCCGACACTTGCGAAACATTCCCCTCTCCCCATTTTTGCTGATGAAAGTTGTTTCACCAGTGAAGATATTCCTCGACTGATGGCTTTAAATGTTGATGGCATTAACATTAAACTGATGAAAGCGGGAAGCCTCACGGAAGTCTTACGAATGGCTTACACGGCTCAATCTTGTGGCTTAAAAGTGATGTATGGCTGTTACTCTGATAGTAGTCTGGGGAATACCGCTATGGCCCATTTAGGCAGTTTAGCAGACTATCTTGATCTCGATAGCCATCTCAACCTCAAAGATGATCCGTTTTGCGGCGCGGTGTTAAATAATGGATATTTACAACCCAATTCATCACCAGGACTAGGAGTGACTTACAATGCAGCTAACGGCGGAACATCGGGTGGCGATTTTACTCTATGA
- a CDS encoding DUF1611 domain-containing protein: protein MQLTAEHRVAILLYDGIRGEQGKTGLAFLRYSEANIVAVIDQDCAGDSLFRLRRIDRDVPIVADVTTALTYHPNVLLIGIAPSGGQLPPAWKEEVKQAVKAGLSVVNGLHTPIRSLFEEELVLQSGQWLWDVREEPTGLGISGGRARFLSAKRILTVGTDFSIGKMSTSLELVTIAKQKGYRAKFLATGQGGMMISGGGIPLDAIRVDFAAGAVEKMVLEAGETGEDFLFVEGQGSLFHPGSTAVLPLLRGTQPTDLILVHRAGQREIRNFPEIKIPPLSEVVKLYEMLASGVGAFGEIKVKGIALNTFHLEKETAKQEIAKVSEMTGLPCNDVVRFSGENLFSALVSASEKQ, encoded by the coding sequence ATGCAGCTAACGGCGGAACATCGGGTGGCGATTTTACTCTATGATGGCATTCGTGGGGAACAAGGCAAAACAGGATTGGCTTTTTTACGCTACAGTGAAGCCAATATTGTCGCAGTGATTGACCAAGATTGTGCAGGAGACTCTTTGTTTCGTTTGAGACGCATCGATCGAGACGTTCCCATTGTTGCTGATGTTACCACAGCCTTAACCTATCATCCCAATGTTTTATTAATCGGAATTGCCCCTTCTGGTGGACAACTCCCCCCAGCTTGGAAAGAGGAAGTCAAACAAGCAGTAAAAGCAGGTTTATCTGTCGTAAATGGGTTACACACTCCTATTCGATCTTTATTTGAGGAAGAATTGGTTTTACAATCAGGACAATGGTTGTGGGATGTGAGAGAAGAACCCACAGGGTTAGGAATTAGCGGTGGTCGGGCGCGGTTTTTATCTGCAAAAAGAATTTTAACAGTAGGAACAGACTTTTCCATTGGGAAAATGTCCACCAGTTTAGAATTAGTGACAATCGCAAAACAAAAGGGATACCGTGCTAAATTTCTCGCCACTGGACAGGGAGGAATGATGATTAGTGGCGGTGGAATTCCTCTCGATGCGATACGGGTTGATTTTGCGGCGGGTGCGGTGGAAAAGATGGTTTTAGAGGCTGGGGAAACAGGAGAAGATTTCTTATTTGTAGAAGGACAAGGTTCGCTGTTTCATCCTGGTTCAACGGCAGTTTTACCATTATTAAGAGGAACTCAACCCACTGATTTAATTTTAGTGCATCGTGCTGGACAAAGGGAGATTCGGAACTTTCCAGAGATTAAAATTCCACCTTTATCTGAGGTGGTGAAACTGTATGAAATGTTAGCCAGTGGTGTGGGTGCATTTGGTGAGATTAAAGTGAAAGGAATTGCTTTAAATACGTTTCATTTGGAGAAAGAAACAGCGAAACAGGAAATCGCAAAGGTTTCGGAAATGACTGGTTTACCTTGTAATGATGTGGTGCGTTTTTCTGGAGAGAATTTATTCTCTGCGTTGGTTTCAGCTTCGGAGAAACAATGA
- a CDS encoding DUF29 domain-containing protein, protein MQLQSSLYEKDFYLWIEQTVTSLQKKQFQDLDLDNLITELESMGKREKRELISRLFILIEHLLKLQYWETEKEDNARGWKNTVIEQRKQIEILFRESPSLKQFLPELLSTTYQDAREVFLRKSELSETTVPVESPFTLKTILDPNYFP, encoded by the coding sequence ATGCAACTTCAATCATCTTTATACGAAAAAGACTTTTATCTTTGGATTGAACAAACCGTAACTTCCTTACAAAAGAAACAATTTCAAGACCTTGACTTAGACAACTTAATTACAGAACTAGAAAGCATGGGAAAACGGGAGAAGCGGGAGTTAATCAGTCGTTTATTTATCCTGATTGAACATTTGCTAAAACTCCAATATTGGGAAACAGAGAAAGAAGATAACGCCAGAGGATGGAAAAATACAGTAATTGAACAAAGAAAACAAATTGAAATTCTTTTCAGAGAAAGTCCTAGCCTAAAACAATTTCTCCCTGAACTCTTATCAACTACTTACCAAGACGCAAGAGAAGTATTTTTGCGAAAATCAGAATTATCGGAAACAACTGTTCCCGTGGAGTCTCCTTTTACTCTCAAAACTATCCTTGATCCTAATTATTTTCCCTAA
- the trhO gene encoding oxygen-dependent tRNA uridine(34) hydroxylase TrhO, translating to MKVATFYKFIQLDNLETWRDRCLKFCEQEGIKGTILLATEGINCTLSGEAESIDNFLQFLQQDDRFLDIEPKISDIDQPPFHRLKVKIKSEIVTMGVNEIKPAISTGKHIDPETWNQIISDPEVLVIDTRNQYEYKVGTFQNAVSPQTDNFRQFPEFVAENLDPNKHKKIAMFCTGGIRCEKASAYLIAQGFEEVYQLNGGILNYLETVSSDKSLWKGECFVFDHRVAVNEELEKGNYELCYGCGQPLSPEERQSEKYEAGVSCPYCYDHLTQQQRDRFWERRRQQELAKQRNQKHIGAEISTN from the coding sequence ATGAAAGTTGCAACATTTTATAAATTTATACAGTTAGATAATTTAGAAACCTGGCGCGATCGATGCTTAAAATTCTGTGAACAGGAAGGAATCAAAGGAACAATTCTCTTAGCTACAGAAGGCATTAATTGCACCCTTTCTGGAGAAGCAGAAAGTATTGATAACTTTCTCCAGTTTCTCCAACAAGACGATCGTTTCCTTGACATTGAACCTAAAATTTCCGACATAGATCAACCACCATTCCATCGCCTGAAAGTAAAAATAAAATCTGAAATTGTCACGATGGGAGTCAACGAAATTAAGCCAGCAATTAGCACAGGAAAACATATTGATCCTGAAACTTGGAATCAGATTATTTCTGATCCAGAAGTGTTAGTAATAGACACGCGCAACCAGTACGAATATAAAGTGGGAACATTTCAAAATGCAGTTTCTCCGCAAACAGATAACTTTCGTCAGTTTCCAGAATTTGTTGCGGAAAATCTTGATCCAAACAAACACAAAAAAATTGCTATGTTTTGCACTGGTGGCATTCGCTGCGAAAAAGCAAGCGCTTATTTAATCGCACAAGGATTTGAGGAAGTCTATCAACTGAATGGGGGAATTTTGAACTATTTAGAAACCGTTTCCTCGGACAAATCATTATGGAAAGGAGAGTGTTTTGTCTTTGATCATCGCGTCGCGGTTAATGAGGAATTAGAAAAAGGAAACTATGAACTTTGTTATGGATGTGGTCAACCTTTATCTCCCGAAGAACGTCAGTCAGAAAAATATGAAGCTGGTGTTTCTTGTCCTTACTGTTATGATCATTTAACTCAGCAACAGCGCGATCGATTTTGGGAACGTCGGCGACAACAAGAACTTGCAAAACAACGCAATCAAAAACATATTGGTGCAGAAATATCGACCAACTAA
- a CDS encoding methyltransferase domain-containing protein, which yields MENVGDRIEAENANWSFSGEISEHFDQHIQKSIPFYETSHQLGVNLSDFFLGDGSICYDLGCSTGRLLTRLATHHQNKRVQFIGIDIEAEMVNHAQNWCQDYSNVEVRCESLIDLELEKADLIFAYYTMQFIKPKYRQLLFDRIYDALNWGGGFLLFEKVRSPDARFQDMMTTLYTDYKLDQGYSGDEIIAKNRSLKGILEPFSTAGNLGLLQRAGFVDITTVMKYICFEGFLAIK from the coding sequence ATGGAAAATGTCGGCGATCGAATCGAAGCAGAAAACGCAAATTGGTCATTTAGTGGCGAAATTAGTGAACACTTTGATCAGCATATCCAGAAATCAATTCCCTTTTATGAAACCTCCCATCAATTAGGGGTTAATCTGTCTGATTTTTTCCTGGGTGATGGTTCAATTTGTTATGATTTAGGATGTTCAACAGGACGTTTATTAACTCGTCTCGCCACCCATCATCAGAATAAACGAGTCCAGTTTATTGGGATTGATATCGAAGCAGAAATGGTGAACCATGCTCAAAATTGGTGTCAAGATTATTCTAATGTGGAAGTGCGTTGTGAGAGTTTAATTGATTTAGAGTTGGAAAAAGCAGATTTGATTTTTGCTTATTATACGATGCAGTTTATTAAACCAAAATATCGTCAACTTTTGTTCGATCGAATCTATGACGCATTAAACTGGGGAGGAGGGTTTTTACTGTTTGAAAAAGTGAGAAGTCCTGACGCACGATTTCAAGATATGATGACAACACTTTACACCGATTATAAATTAGATCAAGGTTATTCAGGAGATGAAATCATCGCCAAGAATCGCAGCTTGAAAGGAATTTTAGAACCGTTTTCCACTGCTGGAAATTTAGGACTTTTACAAAGAGCAGGGTTTGTTGATATTACCACCGTGATGAAATATATTTGTTTTGAAGGTTTTTTAGCCATAAAATAA
- the cmoB gene encoding tRNA 5-methoxyuridine(34)/uridine 5-oxyacetic acid(34) synthase CmoB, translating to MFNYQPLYDQLANSPAAKWLETLPQDVETALQPNRNGHFLAWKETVESLPPLPPSLIDLQQGVIKIGSPDDTDEITRQRLEVGLKKLCPWRKGPIELFGVYINTEWRSDWKWQRLENHITPLKGRTVLDVGCGNGYYILRMLGNGAELVIGIDPSVLYVMQYQAIKQYFPTTRGYAIPLGVQHLPEKLHAFDTVFSMGILYHQRSPRDHLKTLRDTLKPGGELVLETIVIPEDYTDVLIPEKRYAKMRNVWSIPNCSTLESWLSQCGFKNIRLVDVTITSTAEQRRTEWINSHSLENFLDPNDSSKTIEGYPAPRRGIFIANS from the coding sequence ATGTTTAACTATCAGCCATTATACGACCAACTCGCGAACTCCCCTGCTGCGAAATGGTTGGAGACACTTCCTCAAGACGTAGAAACCGCATTACAACCGAACCGAAATGGACATTTCTTAGCATGGAAGGAAACTGTCGAGAGTCTTCCTCCTTTACCACCGAGTCTGATTGATCTCCAACAAGGAGTGATTAAAATTGGTTCTCCAGATGACACCGATGAAATCACTCGTCAGCGTTTAGAAGTCGGTTTGAAAAAACTTTGTCCTTGGCGAAAAGGTCCGATCGAGCTATTTGGGGTGTATATTAATACAGAGTGGCGTTCAGACTGGAAATGGCAACGACTCGAAAACCACATCACCCCATTAAAAGGACGAACTGTTTTAGATGTCGGTTGTGGGAACGGCTATTATATTCTAAGAATGCTCGGAAATGGCGCGGAATTGGTGATTGGAATTGATCCATCGGTGTTGTATGTGATGCAATACCAAGCCATAAAACAGTATTTTCCCACAACGAGGGGTTATGCAATACCGTTAGGAGTTCAACATCTTCCCGAGAAATTACACGCCTTTGACACCGTTTTCTCGATGGGAATACTGTATCATCAACGATCGCCGCGTGACCATCTCAAAACCCTACGCGATACCCTCAAACCTGGGGGAGAATTAGTCCTCGAAACAATTGTCATCCCAGAGGATTACACCGACGTTCTCATTCCAGAAAAGCGTTACGCCAAAATGCGAAATGTGTGGTCTATTCCCAACTGTTCAACTCTGGAGTCTTGGTTAAGCCAATGTGGCTTTAAGAATATCCGCTTAGTTGATGTTACCATCACCAGCACCGCCGAACAACGACGCACGGAATGGATTAACTCTCATTCTCTAGAAAACTTCCTTGATCCCAACGATTCCAGTAAAACCATTGAAGGATATCCAGCGCCACGAAGAGGGATTTTTATCGCCAACAGTTAG
- the nadA gene encoding quinolinate synthase NadA: protein MFTTAFAKSKPTTHQLPTDLFTAIENLKQELNAVVLAHYYQEGDIQDVADYIGDSLGLSQKAANTDADVIVFAGVHFMAETAKILNPNKLVLIPDLDAGCSLAEGCPPEEFSRFKERYPDHLVVSYINCTAEIKAMSDIICTSSNAVKIINQTPEEQPIIFAPDRNLGRYVMKETGRDLVLWEGSCIVHETFSEKAIVQLKTTHPEAEIIAHPECEEPVLRHANYIGSTTRLLKYSQDSSQKEFIVATEPGIIHQMQKATPEKTFIPAPAMNNCACNECPYMRLNTLEKLYLAMKNRSPEVTLPEEIRQAALKPIQKMLAMS from the coding sequence GTGTTTACAACTGCTTTCGCAAAATCGAAACCAACAACTCATCAACTTCCGACGGATTTATTTACAGCTATTGAAAATCTAAAACAGGAACTCAATGCGGTAGTTTTAGCCCATTATTATCAGGAAGGAGACATTCAAGATGTCGCTGATTATATCGGCGACTCATTAGGATTATCCCAAAAAGCGGCGAATACAGATGCTGATGTGATTGTTTTTGCTGGGGTTCATTTTATGGCGGAAACCGCGAAAATTTTGAACCCTAATAAATTGGTTTTAATTCCAGATTTGGATGCGGGTTGTTCTTTAGCAGAAGGTTGTCCTCCCGAAGAATTTTCTCGATTTAAAGAGAGATATCCCGATCATTTAGTGGTGTCTTACATTAACTGTACCGCCGAAATTAAGGCGATGAGTGATATAATTTGCACGAGTTCTAATGCGGTGAAAATTATTAATCAGACTCCTGAAGAACAACCGATCATTTTTGCGCCCGATCGCAATTTAGGACGCTATGTAATGAAAGAAACAGGACGAGATTTAGTATTATGGGAAGGGAGTTGTATTGTCCATGAAACCTTTTCCGAAAAAGCGATCGTGCAACTCAAAACCACTCATCCCGAAGCAGAAATTATCGCCCATCCTGAATGTGAAGAACCCGTTTTACGTCATGCTAATTATATCGGTTCAACCACTCGTTTGTTAAAGTATTCTCAGGACAGTTCCCAAAAAGAATTTATCGTCGCCACCGAACCTGGAATTATTCATCAGATGCAAAAAGCGACACCCGAAAAGACCTTTATTCCCGCACCAGCAATGAATAATTGCGCCTGTAATGAATGCCCTTATATGCGTTTAAATACCTTAGAAAAACTGTATTTAGCCATGAAAAATCGTAGCCCTGAAGTGACACTTCCTGAAGAAATTCGTCAGGCTGCCTTAAAACCGATTCAAAAAATGTTAGCAATGAGTTAA